In the Aristaeella hokkaidonensis genome, CGAATAAGAAATTGAATTGCATTTCCGTTTCCCCCAATAAAACAGTCAGGTACGGCGAATCCATACCTGACTGTCTTCGAGACAACACATGTATAGCTTCGCAGTTATACATGAGTCTCGCATATTAAAGCAAGCCAGGCCTGAAGGCCAGTATGTTGACTTGCTGCGCATTCACGCTTGCTACTCCCTCATGGGTCGTAACCCATTGTAGGAGCGGGATTTGCGGTTAGTCAATTCTAATGTTTGAAACGTTTATATGCAACGCAATATAATGCTTTTTTGTTTTTTGGATCAATTGATATTAGGCGTTTCTAACAATCGGTATTCATTCTCATTTTTCTCCCAGTTCCCGATCCCATTCCTGAAGGAACTGCTCCATGAAGGCGTGGCGTTCCTCCGCCAGCTCCTTTGCCTTTCCCGTGTTCATCAGGTCCTTCAGCAGAAGCAGTTTCTCATGGAAATGGCTGATGGAACCCTCCGGCGTCCGGCCGTGCTTCCCGCCGTAGGCAAAGGTCCGGGCAATCCCGATCGCGCCGATGGCGTCCAGCCGGTCCGCATCCTGGATAATCTGTCCCTCCACGGTTCCGGGACGTTTCCCTTTGTTCTGACTGAAGGAAACCGCGTTGATGGCCTCGCAGATCCTGTCCGCAGTTTCCGGCTCCATGCCCTGCGCCTTCAGGAAGCGCCTGGCGTTGGCGTTATTCTCCGTATGGAACAGCTTATGGTCGTCCGCGTCATGGAGCAGAGCGCCCAGCGCCACAATCTCCCTGTCCGCTCCCGGCTCCGTCTCCGCGATCAGCATGGCGTTGCGGTAAACCCGCAGGGCATGCTCCAGCCCGTGGCCGTCCGCGTTCTCCGCAAACAGTTCCCGGATATACTCTTTGGCCGCTTCAATCATCTGCTGCATTTCCCGCAATCCTCACCGTTTTATGATTGTGTTCATCATATCATGGAACAGGAGGAACAACAAGAAACCCGGGGAGGTGTCCTCCCCGGTTGCGGGATTATTCCGTTGTTACTTCACCCTCCGCCAGGACTTCCTCCAGCGGAATCCGGACTTCCCAGGTGTCTTCCAGAATTTCCTTGTTTTCCCAGACCTCCGCCGTTAATGTCAACTGTCCCAGATCATCCGGCTGTACATCCATCACAGATTCCATCCAGTCCGGGAATTCATCACCATTATCATTCCATCCCAAGGGCCAGACAACATCATTGGTAACAGAGTTGTAGACATTCACACCCGCTCCCGCATGCCCGGTGCCATCGCTTGTCCGGATCGGGTCTGCGGTAAAATGGATCTGTGTATGCAGCTGGTTATCAATCCAGCCGATGCCTGTCAGTTTCACATTTTCCAGCAGGGAGATGTCCAGCGGCTGTGTATAATCCAGAATCTTCATTCCCTCACGTGCTGTTTTCGAAAACGCGGGATGCAGTTCAGGCAGCTCAATACCTTCCTCATTTTTCCCATACTCTTTCAGGAACGGAATCAGGTCAATCTGTTTATACTGCTCGATGCAGACCTGCTTGATGCCCACTGTGAAAACGTCGTCTTCCGTCCGGAGCGGGTTCTTCGCCTCAATATGCTTTACATAAATCTGCCTGCGCCCTGTTTTACCGGCTCGTTGCAGAAGATATGTTTCTGTTTTCGGCTCCTTTCCTTCTGTGTCTTTCTCATATCCTCCTATGCAGTATCCTTCTTCAGGAGAACCATAGTTTCCTGTCGCATCTTCCAGGGTATAAACAGCCCATGCTTCATTTCCTTTCACCAGGGCGGAAGTGACTTCAAAACGGATTCCCTGCTTTTCGCAGCTGAGGTTCACCTGTTTGAGTTCCTTTGTAATGCCCGGCCACTTTTCCTCAATCTGCCTGTTGACCTCTTCCTCAATTACCAGGGGCTCCGCGGTTGCTGTCTGTTCTATTTCCGGTATAGCAGTATTCTCATCGGTTTTCGCCAGGATGAAAGCAATTGGGATCTCAATTTTCCAGGTTGTGTCTGAGATTTTCTTGTGGTGATAAATATCAGCCTTAAGCTCCAGGTGATTTATGTCATCCGGTGCAATCTCCCACACATATTCCGCGTATTTCTTCCATGCTGTCTCCCCATTACTGAAAACACCCCATGATAATTCGTCATATGTGGGATTTCTGCTGTCTTTCTCCTCTGTGATGGCCAGTCTGGGCGTACCCATCCAGGACAGATAAGTTGTATTTCCTATCGTACAAGTTGTTTCATCCGGATTGTGGATCTGCACATGCAGCTTATTGTCAATCCAGCCGATCCCAGTCAGGGAAACCGGCCCGCACAGGGTTTCATCCAGCGGCTGCGTGTAATCCAGGATTGTCGGATATTTTGACAGATCCACATTGACGAAAGAGCCAGTTGACCAATCCAACGTCTCTGCCAAGGTATCTTCCGGTTTATCTACCCCTTCCACAGTTTTCCCATACTTCTTCAGCAGAGGAAGCAGGTCAATCGTTGTAACTTCTTCTGTCATCAGACCGATAAGATTGACTACAAGCTTGCCGTCAGGTTGCACCGGTTCCGGTATATCATATACTTTCAGGAATGTGGCCTTGTGCTCTTCCGTTTCATCCCAGTCCAGTCTCATCGAATACAAACCCGTGCCGCCCAAATTGTCAAGATAGTAGGTATTCAGATTATCTTTGATCCGGTCACCTTCCAGATCCTGAAGAGAATAGACGACATACAGTTTCTGATCCTTGATCAGGGCATAGATGACTTCTGCGCGAATTCCTTGCTTTTCACAGCTCATATTGACCGGCTTCAGTTCTTCCCTGAGTCCGGGATACGCATACGCCAGGTATACTTCCTCTTTATTCGACAGAGTTCCCGGTTCCGCTGGTTTTTCTTCCTGAACAGCCGTTTCCTCACTGGTTTCACCCTGGATCATCTCCATCGGAATCCCGACAGTCCAGTCGTCATCCAGAACCCCTTTGGAGATTGTCTCATTTGTGTACAGCTCCATACGATCCAGGTCTTCCGGTGTGCAGTTAAACACTGATTCTTCCCATGAAGGCCCTTCGTATGTTTCCCGCCAGCTCATCGGGATGCTGTCCACATGTATTTCCTCATAAGCTTTATCTTTCACATTGCAATTGACAGCCATCATATAGTTGTCATATGGAATATCCGGATACTCCTGCTGCATCAGCGCCCAGGACTTATTCTGGAACTGCACATGCAGTTGATTATCTATCCAGCCGATCGCCGACAGGAAGACATTCCCGTCCAGATGAATATCCAGGGATTCCTGATAATCCAGGGCTTTCAGTTTGTTTTCTATCGGTTTCCCGTCAAGAGTGGAACGAAGCGATTCCTTCGGCGGCGTCACGCCCTCCTCCGTTCTGCCGTATTCCTTCAGCATCGGAAGCAGGTCAATTTCTTTTCTCTCACTGAAGCTTAACTTCTTAATTCCAGCCCTGAGGGTACTGTTTTCAGTCGGAAGCACTTTGGACAGATCCATTCTGTACAGCCAGGTTGTTTTTCCTTCATCCCGGTTGATATTCAGCCTTGCTTCATAACCGTCCCAGCCGTCGTCTTCATGTTCATATACAAACGTTGGATGGCATTCATAATCATTATATTTTGCATTAAGATCCTGTGTTGTCAGAAGAAAATACACATTGTTTCCCTTTCTGCAACCGGACACCACGTCCATCCGGATACCCTGCTTTTCAGTACTCAGGCCGATGGGGTGTAGATCATCATAAGAAATGTCCTCGACATGCGCATCCATAACCTCCCGGAGTATTGCCTCCTCCGTCAGGAGTACCGGATTATCCGTGAAAGCTTCGGCAGCCGGGGCAGCAGTCTCCGTGCTGTTTTCCGCCAGAATGGAATCAGCCGGAATCTGAACCTCCCACACATCCCTTGTTACATCCACAGTGTCATCAGCCCAGGCTGCGAGCTCCATCTTATCCACTTCATCCGGACGGACATCGAATATATACTCTTTCAGATCCTTGCGTTCATCGCCGGCAGAGCTCCACTCCACCTGATCCATTTCACACTGCTTGCCTGTCTCAGAGAAGTATCCCGCAGCAGAAAGGAACACAGGATAAACTGACATAGAGCCGATTGTGATTTTCTCCTGCTGACGGTCCTGAATCCGCACATGCAGCTTGCCATCGATCCAGCCGATTCCGGTCAGATAAATATCTTTATACAGGCTCACATTCAGCTGATCAGAATCATCCAGGACCTTCATGTTCGCCGTAGAATAAATCTGCCCTTTATTGCCAAAGACAAAGGCCTCATCAGGCATCTTCACGCCGTCCGACGTTTTTCCGTATTTCTCCAGGAAAGGAAGCAAATCAATCTTTGTTATCTGCTTCTTGCCTATATCTTCAACCTTGAAGGCAAAATGATTGTCCACAGGCTGATATGGCTCACCATATTCCTCATAATGTACGCAAGTGACTTTATGCTCTTCCTGGTTATGATCCAGGTAGCAGTAATATCCCGTATCGTCTCCGTTTCCTGACAGATCATCATACGTAGTTGCAAACCGGGTAATCCGATCCCCTTCCAGATCCTGAAGAGAATAAACAACCCAGGATTCTTTTTCTTCCACCAGGGCAGAGATCACGTTCATCCGGATTCCCTGCTTTTCACAGCTGAGATTCACCGGTTTCAGCTTGTCAGCCACTCCCGGGAAATTCACTTCCAGTGCCTCTATCGCTTCCTGCGATAGTCCTTCACCCTCTGTCACCTCTCCATGGCCTTCGGACAGCGCCGTCACCAGGGGCGTGGTTGTTTCCCGCGCCCGGATGGAGTCCGGCCGGATAATCAGATCCCGGGAAGCCGCGGTCACAAAGCACAGCACCAGCACCGCTGCTGCCACAAGCACGGGCAGGCGGTACCTGGACCTTCCTTTATTCACATTCTGATTATGTTTCTTCTGCATCAGGCTGATCGCTTTATTGTCCATTCTTTCCGCAAAACCTTCCGGCGGTTCAGGACAATGTGCCTGAAGCGTTTTTTCAATATCATTCTTCAGATCATTCTTCAGCATGATTCAGGCCCTCCTTTGTCATCTGATCCTTCAGTATCTTCAATGCGTGCTTGATGCGGGAAGAAACCGTTCCCCGGGGAATCCGAAGCACAGAGGCAATCTCCTGCTCGGTCATGCGCTCCTGCATTTTGAGTATCAGCGGAATCCGGTATTTATCCTCCAGTCCGCAGATATACTCAAACAAGCGGTCCCCGTTTTTCTCCACAGTCAGGTTCTCCGGGACAGTTTCCAGCGGAACAAGCCGCTTTCTCCTCCGCAGCTCATTCTTCGCACTGTTGATGACGCAGCGAACCAGATAGCTTCCCAGCACGTCCGGATTCCGGATCTGTCCCAGGTGATTCCATGCCGATTCAATCGCGGCTGAAACCGCATCCTCGGCGTCCGCCTCGGCTTGCAGGTAGCTCATCGCGACCCGGTACATCCTGTCCCTGGTTTTACGAACCGTCTCCAGGAAATGTCCTTCCCGATCCATCCACGCATCCTCCGTTATTCGATCGATCTGATATACAGACACACAAAAGAGGGGTTTTTGCTTTTGGGAAATAAAAAAAGATCCGGCTATGTATAACACAGCCGGATCACGACGTCAATTCTTCCTCTTATTTTACAACATACGGGATCCCGTTACCTTCACAGTAATCCTTTGCGTAGGAACCGTCTTTCACAACACATGTCAGGTTTGTGCATTCCCTGAACGCATGGAGTTCAATGGTAGTCACGCTCTCCGGAATCACAATCTCTTCCAGGCCTGTACAGTTCATGAACGCGGCCCTTCCGATGAAGGTCAGTCCATCCGGCAGGACAAGCTGCTTCATGCTGCCGCATTCCCGGAACGCACGGTCTCCGATGGTAAGCAGGCTTGCAGGCAGCTCAACCGTTTCCAGGGCACCGCATCCCGAGAAGGCATCCTCGCCGATCTCGGCAATGCCCTCCTTCAGCCGTACAGCCTTCAGGCCAGTGCAATCCTTGAATGATCCCTTTTCGACAGATGTCACACCGCCTGGGATCTCAACGGATTCCAGCCCGTTGCATCTGCTAAAGGTGTATGCTCCCAGGATTTCCAGGGTATCTGGCAGCGTGATGGACGTCAGTCCGTCACAACCCAGGAAGGCGTAGCTGCCGATGGAAACCGTTCTTTCAGGAATTCCGGCCGCCGTCAGGCTTCGGCAATTGTAGAACGCTTCGCTGCCGATTTCGGTCACGCTGTCCGGGATAATTACGTCTGTCATGCTTACACAGTCATAGAACACCTCATCCTCAATGGAAGATACCCCATCCGGAATCCTGAAATACACCAGATTGGTACAGTCACTGAATGCTCCCTTACTGATTGTTTTCACGGTATCGGGGAGAGTAAGGGACTTTACATCATATCCGTCAAAAGTCCTGGTACCTATAGCCGTCACTATGTAGTCCCTTACTCTTTCCGGAATAATGATCTCATCCCGGAAAGGCATGCAAGTGCTTGTCTTCACGGATTCAGCGGTTCCGTCTTCCTTCAGCACATAACCGATACTGTCTTTCGTATAAACCTTTGCCTGCGCGTATGCGTCAAAAACCAGTTTCTCTTCACGTTCGTCAAGGTTCATATTCCCGAAATCTTCATCCAGTTCCTCTATCGGGCCGGTTTCCACCGGTTCCACACGGATATCTTCCGTAACGGTCCAGATTCTCAGGCTTTCCGGATTGATATACCAGAGTCCATCCGCCGCTTTCTTCACTTCAATATCCAGCTGGAACGAAGTGTGGAGCTTATTGCCGGGCCGCTGGATATTGGTCGCGCAGGTCACCGTCCGGAGGGTATCCTCCGCCGTACCCGTAATCTTCTTATAGCGGTTTTCCAGCAGGGTTGCGCTCTGAGTCAGGTCTTCCAGTGCCTGCCGTGCGTCTTCGGTATTTGCCTGCCATTCCGGATCGCACAGCGTCAGCATGCCGTCGTAATCCTGGGTGCTCCAGCCGGTCATAAATCCGTTCAGCCGTTCCTCGATTTCGGGATCCATTTCCAGTACATCCGGGCATACTGTCTTCAGCGGGAACTCGATTATCCATCCGCCGTCCAGGACTTTTTCCATTATGCTTACGCTGGCTTCCAGCACCAAATCGTCGGCCTCTTCCGGCTTGATATCATAGATGAATTCTTTCCATTCGGTGTAGCCATCAAGGTTCTCGTCCCATTGCACCGGGCTGTAATCCGGATCGTCTGCACTGCTGTATTCCCAGACATTCCATGTATCGCTGAAAGTGACGGATCCGCCCTTATATGTCGGTTCACCCTTATAGTGATACTGCACATGCAGCTGGCCGTCGATCCAGCCGATGCCGCTCAGGCAGACATCACCAAGCAACGGAATATCCAGCGGCTGGGTATAATCCAGGAACTTCATATCCTTCGCCGGGAATTTGTTCGCAAGTCCCGAGAGCTGGAGCCGTTTCGGCTGTTCCGCGGTCTTCACATCTTTCCCATACTGTTCCAGCATCGGAAGCAGATCAACAACAGTGTCCCGGCTCATATGATATGTCTTAATACCCACCTTGATTGTCCGGTCTTCGGTCGGAACGGGATTGCTGAGATTCGGCATATACATATAAACCGTCTTATGCTCAGCTTCGTTTTCATACAGGACACTGGTGGAATATCCGCTGAAGCCTGCCATATCGCATTCAAACCAGGGATACGCTTCGTAATCCGTATACTGTCCTTCCAAATCCTGAACAGAAATCACAAAGCAGCATTCTGTTCCGCTCATGTAGCCGGAAACCACTTCCACGCGCAGCCCCTGGTTTTCGTATGCCTGGTTCACCGGGAACAGTTTTGCACTCATGCCGGGAGCTTCCTCGTCCAGCCTGATCCGGATGCTTTCTTCCTCCGTCAAAACGGATTCAGTGCCTTCCCCGTCGCCTTCCTCCTGTCCGGCGCCCATGGACAGCACGGTCGTGATGGGCTGCGCCGTATAGAGGCTCTCCTCCTCGGAACGGATCCTGTCCGTCCGGCTGAAGGGATTCAGCGCACCGTTAATCGCCACAAAGCCGACGAACAGCACCAGTGCCATAGCCATGGCAAACACAGGCCTGCGCCAGCGCCGCCATTCCTTCACCGCAGGCTTGATCTCCTGCGCCCGCAGATCCTTAATCGTTTTCTTTACAACTGTTTCAAATCCCGGAGTTGCCGGCCCGAAGGCCTTCCGGAAATCTTCCGCTTTCTTCACGCCTCAAACACTTCCTCTCTGCAGATGCTCTTCAGCTGTCTGCGTCCCCGGTTCAGCCTGGATTTCACGGTCCCCTGCGGGATCCGCAGGATGGACGCGATCTGTCCAATGTCATATCCTTCAAGGTAGTACAGCAGAATCGGAGTCCGTTCCCTTTCCTCCAGCCGGAGCAGGCATTCCCTGAGGTCGATGTCATTGTTCACAGAGCCAGGCAGCGGCTCCGGAACCGTATCCGTCGGTATCATCCGCTGCCTCTCCCGCTGAATGTCATGACACACGTTCAGCAGGATCCGGATGATCCAGGTACTGAAATAGGATTCATTTCTCAAGGAATTCCGTTTTTCCCATGCCCGCCTCAGGGTTTCCTGAATGGCATCCTCCCGGTCCGCTTCAATGGACAGCTGGCTGCACGTAACCCTGTACAGCGTCTGTACCATATCCGTAACGGATCGTTCGAAGGTTTCGCCGGTCATCTTGGTTCCTCCAATCTGCTTTTACGCATATTAGACGGGCTTATGGGTGCATCGGTTCACGAAGTGTCAAAAATTTTTCTGATTTTTATTATATGTCACAATCCGCTGAATACAAACACCCGCGGGATCTTTTCCCGCGGGTGTCAATCTATATCAACACACATGAAGTGTTATTTTTTCCACGGCCTTACCTTCCCCAGCCAGCCGTTCTCCTGCCAGTACTGGTAATCCCGGCTGTCCGGATGGGTTTTGCCTACCGTCTTCTGCATGATCCGCGAGGCATAGAACTTGAGCTTTACCCCAAGTCTCGTTCTTGTCGGCACGCTGTAATCCACATGGCTGAACACCCGGGCAGCCCACTCCAGCTTCCCGGTCATGCTGCGCCGTTTCTTCTCCGGCAGCTTGTCCCACATGACTTCTCCCATCAGGCGGAACCGGAAAACCTTCACGCTGCTCACGCCCCACCAGGACAGGCTGTCCTTCAGATCCTTCACGGCAGACTTCGTCCCGCTGCCCAGGCTCTGGGTGATGATCACCGCCCGCTTGCCGAACATGGCCTTCGCCGGGCGGTGCACCATCCACCGGTAGGCGAAATGGTCCAGCATATTCTTCAGGGCACCCGGTACGTGATAAACATACACCGGGAAGGTGAACACCAGCAGGTCCGCGTCCAGCATGGCCTGCTCCAGGCGCGCGATATACTCCCTGTCCTTGCAGTACTGCTCATCCCTCTTGACGCAGTTCATGCAGCCGGCGCAGAGATTCGGGCAGTCCTTCGGCAGGAAAAACTCCGTAATCTCCCCACTGTCCCTGAGTTCATTCAGGAAAGCTTCCTTCAGTCTGTATGTCACTCCATGTTTTTCAGTCCCGTTGATTACCGTAATCTTCATCCGGTTATGCCCCCGTTAATCTCTTTTCCTGCCGGGCGGCCTTTCCTCCCGACGTTTACAGATGATACCACGCGGTTTCCGGACTTGAATTAAAATCACCTGAAATTCATATTATATTTTCCTGTTCCGGTCAGGCGGATAATTCCTTCAGGATATCGATATACCGGACCGTCAGCGGCGAAGGGCGCAGGGAGCCCGGCAGGATATAGCCGATCTCCATATAGTCATCCACATCCAGGGGCTTGGCAATGATATTCGGCCCGTTCAGTTCCTCGCTGATTACGCCGCTGCAGATCGTGTAGCCGTTCAGGCCGATCAGCATATTGAACAGCGTGGCCCGGTCGCAGACCACCAGTTCCCGGTCGCTGTCCGCGGTGCTCAGGATCTCCTCGGAAAAATAGAAGGAATTGTGGTTCCCCTGCTCATAGGAAAGGCGGGGATAAGGCTTCAGATCCTCCAGGGTCAGGCTCTCCTTCCCGGCCAACGGGTTCCCCTTGCCGATGAACACATGGGGTTTGGCGGTGAACAGGGAAAAGAAGGACAGGTTGTTGTCCCGCAGGGTTTTCCGGATCACGGTTTCATTGAACCGGTTCAGGTACAGGATCCCGATCTCGCTGCGCAGCCGCGCCACATCCTCGATGATGTCATAGGTCTGGGTCTCCCGCATATGAAATTCATACTTGTCTCCACCCTGCTCCTTCAGCAGCTGTACAAAGGCCTCCACCACGAAGGAATAATGCTGGGAGGAAACGCAGAAGCGCTGCTTGCCCATGCCCTTGCCCGCGTACCGTTCATCGATCAGGTTGGCCTGCTCCAGCACCTGCCGGGCATAGCCCAGGAACTCCTCCCCGTCCGGCGTGAGCTCAATGCCCTTGTTGGAGCGGGAAAACAGGATAATCCCGTATTCCTTCTCCAGCTCATGCACCGCCGCCGTCAGGCTGGGCTGGGCAATGAACAGTTTCTTCGCCGCCTCGGTGATGTTCCCGGTTTCGGCCACCGTGACCACATACTGGAGCTGTTTCAGGGTCATGCTGTTTCCCTCTTTCAGATAGAATTATTTGTGATTATATCATATGCCATAGTTATAATCTATGGTGAGCAATCAAAAAGAAATATTTTACCTATTGTTATGGTAGGTATAAAATCCGGTCATACTATCGCATTGAGAGGAGACCGGGATTATGAGTAAATTACAGACACCCTTCCGGTATGATTTTGTAGGAAGCTTCCTGCGGCCGCAGGCCCTGAAGGACGCGAAGGCCGCCCTGCGCGCCGGAAAAATAGACCAGGCCGCGTTTGATAAAGTTGTCAATGAGGAAATCACCAAGGTGGTGGCCAAGCAGAAGGAGCTGGGCTATCACGTGATCACCGACGGCGAGTTCAGGAGAACTTTCTGGCATCTGGATTTCATGTGGGGCTTTGAAGGCGTGGATCACCAGGCCACCGGCAACGGCGTGCCCTTCCATGACGAGCTGGCCGTGCTGGACGACACCTACCTGGTGGGCAAAGTCCGGGCCAAAGCCCATCCTTTTGTGGAGTATTTCAAATTCCTCAAACAGTTTGAGGATGAGAACACCGTGGCAAAATACACCATCCCCGCCCCGGCCCAGATGTTCCAGCAGATGATCATCCCCGCCAACTATGAAACCACCCGGAAGTTCTATCCGGAAAACGGAGAACTGATCCAGGATATCGGCAAGGCCTACCAGGCCGTCATCCGCCAGTTCTATGACGCCGGCTGCCGTAACCTCCAGCTG is a window encoding:
- a CDS encoding LysR family transcriptional regulator, giving the protein MTLKQLQYVVTVAETGNITEAAKKLFIAQPSLTAAVHELEKEYGIILFSRSNKGIELTPDGEEFLGYARQVLEQANLIDERYAGKGMGKQRFCVSSQHYSFVVEAFVQLLKEQGGDKYEFHMRETQTYDIIEDVARLRSEIGILYLNRFNETVIRKTLRDNNLSFFSLFTAKPHVFIGKGNPLAGKESLTLEDLKPYPRLSYEQGNHNSFYFSEEILSTADSDRELVVCDRATLFNMLIGLNGYTICSGVISEELNGPNIIAKPLDVDDYMEIGYILPGSLRPSPLTVRYIDILKELSA
- a CDS encoding 5-methyltetrahydropteroyltriglutamate--homocysteine S-methyltransferase, which codes for MSKLQTPFRYDFVGSFLRPQALKDAKAALRAGKIDQAAFDKVVNEEITKVVAKQKELGYHVITDGEFRRTFWHLDFMWGFEGVDHQATGNGVPFHDELAVLDDTYLVGKVRAKAHPFVEYFKFLKQFEDENTVAKYTIPAPAQMFQQMIIPANYETTRKFYPENGELIQDIGKAYQAVIRQFYDAGCRNLQLDDCTWGALVGDAAQQRYKALGIDLDEVKSQLLQVNNLALEGKPEDMIINSHICRGNYHSTYFTSGPYDSVADYVFARENVNALFLEYDDERSGGFVPLAKVSDDKKVVLGLITTKSPVLEDKQKIIKRIHEAAQYIPLSRLCLSPQCGFASCEIGNKLTEEEQWAKLKLVKEIADEVWGE
- a CDS encoding RNA polymerase sigma factor — encoded protein: MDREGHFLETVRKTRDRMYRVAMSYLQAEADAEDAVSAAIESAWNHLGQIRNPDVLGSYLVRCVINSAKNELRRRKRLVPLETVPENLTVEKNGDRLFEYICGLEDKYRIPLILKMQERMTEQEIASVLRIPRGTVSSRIKHALKILKDQMTKEGLNHAEE
- a CDS encoding RNA polymerase sigma factor produces the protein MTGETFERSVTDMVQTLYRVTCSQLSIEADREDAIQETLRRAWEKRNSLRNESYFSTWIIRILLNVCHDIQRERQRMIPTDTVPEPLPGSVNNDIDLRECLLRLEERERTPILLYYLEGYDIGQIASILRIPQGTVKSRLNRGRRQLKSICREEVFEA
- a CDS encoding HD domain-containing protein gives rise to the protein MQQMIEAAKEYIRELFAENADGHGLEHALRVYRNAMLIAETEPGADREIVALGALLHDADDHKLFHTENNANARRFLKAQGMEPETADRICEAINAVSFSQNKGKRPGTVEGQIIQDADRLDAIGAIGIARTFAYGGKHGRTPEGSISHFHEKLLLLKDLMNTGKAKELAEERHAFMEQFLQEWDRELGEK
- a CDS encoding leucine-rich repeat domain-containing protein, with product MKKAEDFRKAFGPATPGFETVVKKTIKDLRAQEIKPAVKEWRRWRRPVFAMAMALVLFVGFVAINGALNPFSRTDRIRSEEESLYTAQPITTVLSMGAGQEEGDGEGTESVLTEEESIRIRLDEEAPGMSAKLFPVNQAYENQGLRVEVVSGYMSGTECCFVISVQDLEGQYTDYEAYPWFECDMAGFSGYSTSVLYENEAEHKTVYMYMPNLSNPVPTEDRTIKVGIKTYHMSRDTVVDLLPMLEQYGKDVKTAEQPKRLQLSGLANKFPAKDMKFLDYTQPLDIPLLGDVCLSGIGWIDGQLHVQYHYKGEPTYKGGSVTFSDTWNVWEYSSADDPDYSPVQWDENLDGYTEWKEFIYDIKPEEADDLVLEASVSIMEKVLDGGWIIEFPLKTVCPDVLEMDPEIEERLNGFMTGWSTQDYDGMLTLCDPEWQANTEDARQALEDLTQSATLLENRYKKITGTAEDTLRTVTCATNIQRPGNKLHTSFQLDIEVKKAADGLWYINPESLRIWTVTEDIRVEPVETGPIEELDEDFGNMNLDEREEKLVFDAYAQAKVYTKDSIGYVLKEDGTAESVKTSTCMPFRDEIIIPERVRDYIVTAIGTRTFDGYDVKSLTLPDTVKTISKGAFSDCTNLVYFRIPDGVSSIEDEVFYDCVSMTDVIIPDSVTEIGSEAFYNCRSLTAAGIPERTVSIGSYAFLGCDGLTSITLPDTLEILGAYTFSRCNGLESVEIPGGVTSVEKGSFKDCTGLKAVRLKEGIAEIGEDAFSGCGALETVELPASLLTIGDRAFRECGSMKQLVLPDGLTFIGRAAFMNCTGLEEIVIPESVTTIELHAFRECTNLTCVVKDGSYAKDYCEGNGIPYVVK
- a CDS encoding NAD(P)H-dependent oxidoreductase; the encoded protein is MKITVINGTEKHGVTYRLKEAFLNELRDSGEITEFFLPKDCPNLCAGCMNCVKRDEQYCKDREYIARLEQAMLDADLLVFTFPVYVYHVPGALKNMLDHFAYRWMVHRPAKAMFGKRAVIITQSLGSGTKSAVKDLKDSLSWWGVSSVKVFRFRLMGEVMWDKLPEKKRRSMTGKLEWAARVFSHVDYSVPTRTRLGVKLKFYASRIMQKTVGKTHPDSRDYQYWQENGWLGKVRPWKK